From Chryseobacterium sp. H1D6B, a single genomic window includes:
- the gndA gene encoding NADP-dependent phosphogluconate dehydrogenase encodes MEKYSYGMVGLGVMGRNLLYNIADNGFSIAGFDLDEEKIKELQDGAASEMKVKGTGTLEDFVTALETPRKIILMVPAGKPVDAVLESITPLLTKGDIVIDAGNSYFKDTNRRVADLAEKNLHFMGMGVSGGEKGARTGPSIMPGGDLEAFHLLKPMLEAISAKVDNEACTAYMGKDAAGNYVKMVHNGIEYAIMQLISEAYNLLKRGAGLNNDQLYKVFKEWNKGEMNSFLIEITRDIFQQKDSLTDNYLVDQILDKAGAKGTGKWTSEEAMEIGVSIPTIDIAVTSRILSAYKEERIQASQLYAEKEIASVENIELFIKEVGDALYLATLISYAQGLALLVKASAEYDFQIPLKDVVKIWRGGCIIRSVLLEKFHSAYTKDPNLSNILLDKDISVIVKEKMNSLRKTASFAVSNGISSLGMQTALGYFDAYTTESLPVNLIQAQRDYFGAHTYQRIDREGTFHTSWQSENK; translated from the coding sequence ATGGAGAAATATAGTTACGGGATGGTCGGTCTCGGAGTAATGGGGAGAAATCTTCTTTATAATATTGCTGATAACGGTTTTTCAATCGCAGGATTTGACCTTGATGAAGAGAAAATAAAGGAATTACAAGACGGCGCTGCCTCAGAGATGAAAGTAAAAGGGACAGGTACTTTAGAAGATTTTGTAACGGCATTAGAAACTCCGAGAAAAATCATTCTTATGGTTCCTGCAGGAAAACCTGTAGATGCGGTTCTTGAAAGTATTACGCCGCTTTTAACCAAAGGTGACATTGTTATTGATGCTGGTAATTCTTATTTTAAAGATACAAATAGACGGGTTGCTGATTTAGCCGAAAAAAATCTGCATTTTATGGGAATGGGAGTTTCCGGGGGTGAAAAGGGTGCCAGAACAGGACCCAGTATCATGCCGGGAGGAGATTTAGAAGCTTTCCATCTTTTAAAGCCGATGCTTGAAGCCATTTCAGCAAAAGTTGATAATGAAGCCTGTACCGCTTATATGGGAAAAGATGCTGCTGGGAACTATGTGAAAATGGTCCATAATGGAATTGAATATGCGATTATGCAGCTCATCAGTGAAGCTTATAATCTACTAAAAAGAGGAGCCGGACTAAATAACGATCAGCTTTACAAAGTTTTCAAAGAATGGAACAAGGGAGAGATGAACTCATTTCTGATCGAAATAACTAGAGACATTTTTCAACAGAAAGATTCATTAACCGATAATTATCTCGTAGACCAGATTTTAGATAAGGCAGGTGCAAAAGGAACCGGAAAATGGACCTCTGAAGAGGCTATGGAAATTGGTGTTTCTATTCCGACCATTGATATCGCAGTGACGTCAAGAATTTTATCAGCCTATAAAGAAGAAAGAATTCAGGCTTCTCAGTTATATGCTGAAAAAGAAATTGCAAGTGTGGAAAACATTGAATTATTCATCAAAGAAGTAGGTGATGCCCTTTATCTGGCAACGTTGATCAGTTATGCACAAGGTTTAGCTTTACTGGTAAAAGCATCTGCGGAATATGATTTTCAGATTCCTTTAAAAGATGTTGTGAAAATTTGGAGAGGAGGGTGTATCATTCGTTCAGTGCTGTTAGAAAAATTTCATTCGGCCTATACGAAAGATCCTAATCTGTCTAATATTTTATTGGATAAAGATATTTCTGTAATCGTAAAGGAAAAAATGAATTCGCTGCGGAAAACTGCGTCTTTTGCTGTTTCAAACGGAATTTCAAGTTTAGGAATGCAGACGGCTTTAGGTTATTTTGATGCCTATACAACAGAATCTCTGCCTGTAAATCTTATCCAGGCTCAGCGTGATTATTTTGGAGCTCACACCTATCAGCGGATCGATAGAGAAGGTACTTTTCATACTTCTTGGCAAAGTGAAAATAAATAA
- a CDS encoding prevent-host-death protein: MNYTLELNTQEPGSNIVFNTIVFDSFKINIVERYIGRMNFNPKLCHVLFKIRTLNNDIIATRDGNLRIKIKGEQFESYQKLVGVLNSYDYKNKLINRKDAEQDYVHFILGLVISNYELN; the protein is encoded by the coding sequence ATGAACTATACACTTGAGCTCAATACGCAGGAGCCTGGCTCAAACATTGTTTTTAACACAATCGTGTTTGATTCGTTCAAGATCAATATAGTTGAAAGATACATTGGAAGAATGAATTTCAATCCAAAATTATGTCATGTTCTATTTAAAATCAGAACTTTGAATAATGATATCATTGCAACAAGGGACGGTAATCTAAGGATCAAAATTAAAGGTGAGCAGTTTGAATCTTACCAAAAATTAGTCGGCGTATTAAATTCTTACGACTATAAAAACAAACTCATCAATAGAAAAGATGCGGAACAAGACTATGTTCATTTCATTTTGGGCTTGGTAATTTCTAATTATGAACTTAATTAA
- a CDS encoding nuclear transport factor 2 family protein gives MNNKTVLEKANAAVAEGDHETFLMYCTENTKWTFVGDRILSSKEEIRLYMADVYKKPPKFNVEIMVAEGDYVTVTGTISLFSEDGRWKEYDYCDIWRFEEGKMAELKAFVIKNNS, from the coding sequence ATGAATAATAAAACAGTTTTGGAAAAAGCAAATGCAGCGGTCGCAGAAGGAGATCATGAGACTTTTCTTATGTACTGCACGGAAAATACAAAATGGACATTTGTTGGAGACAGAATACTTTCCAGCAAAGAGGAAATACGCCTCTATATGGCAGATGTCTATAAAAAACCTCCGAAATTCAATGTTGAAATCATGGTGGCCGAGGGAGATTATGTGACCGTAACGGGTACAATAAGCCTGTTTAGTGAGGACGGCCGGTGGAAAGAATATGATTATTGTGATATCTGGAGATTTGAAGAGGGAAAGATGGCAGAACTGAAAGCTTTTGTTATCAAAAATAATTCCTAA
- a CDS encoding alpha/beta hydrolase-fold protein has protein sequence MQNLKIITSILSLCSAMVFSQNYKTSSTALKGKEFPKVDAEGKAQFKVYFPGAESVILEGGDGMQNLKAAAAKDKEGFWNISTPPMEIGFHYYWFNVDGRRTNDPNTELYFGYGQPTSGIEIPSGEDFFFEKNVKHGKIVDDALNSEVTRGKRNFKVYLPPNYGAKKFPVLYLYHGTGEDITGWEKQGHIRNILDNLFAEKKAEEMIVVMDYGVALNPEEEKMPDNSPRTVLSSKNLDKILVQELIPYIENKYETNGKKAIAGLSRGSYQAMLIGSDHPELFSAIGSFSPVIYEGTENQPFKELPISNLLKSKQKPFFFIGIGEKEEARFFEFNQAVIMYLNRNRYPYSQYRSPRTYHEWLTWRRCLYQFAQKIFKM, from the coding sequence ATGCAAAATTTAAAAATAATAACTTCGATTCTTAGTCTATGTTCGGCTATGGTATTTTCTCAAAATTATAAAACTTCTTCGACTGCATTGAAGGGGAAAGAATTTCCGAAAGTTGATGCTGAAGGGAAAGCTCAGTTTAAAGTTTATTTTCCAGGGGCAGAATCTGTTATTTTAGAGGGAGGAGACGGAATGCAAAATTTAAAAGCTGCAGCAGCTAAAGATAAAGAGGGCTTTTGGAATATTTCTACTCCGCCTATGGAAATTGGGTTTCATTATTACTGGTTCAATGTGGACGGCAGGCGTACAAATGATCCCAATACAGAACTTTACTTTGGCTATGGGCAGCCGACAAGCGGAATTGAAATTCCTTCCGGTGAAGATTTCTTTTTTGAGAAAAATGTAAAGCACGGAAAAATTGTTGATGACGCTTTAAATTCTGAGGTTACCCGCGGAAAAAGGAATTTCAAAGTTTATCTGCCACCCAATTACGGGGCTAAAAAATTTCCGGTATTATATCTTTATCACGGGACTGGTGAAGATATTACCGGCTGGGAAAAACAAGGTCATATTAGAAATATTCTTGATAATCTTTTTGCTGAAAAAAAGGCGGAAGAAATGATTGTAGTAATGGATTACGGGGTGGCACTGAATCCTGAAGAAGAAAAAATGCCGGACAATTCTCCAAGAACTGTTCTTTCTTCCAAAAATCTTGACAAAATTCTCGTTCAGGAACTGATTCCTTATATCGAAAACAAATATGAAACTAATGGCAAAAAAGCCATTGCAGGATTGTCCCGAGGGAGCTATCAGGCGATGCTGATCGGATCAGATCATCCTGAGCTGTTTTCGGCAATAGGTTCTTTCAGTCCTGTTATTTATGAAGGGACAGAAAATCAGCCTTTTAAAGAACTTCCCATTAGTAATTTATTAAAATCAAAACAAAAACCTTTCTTTTTTATTGGAATTGGAGAAAAAGAAGAGGCTAGATTTTTTGAATTTAATCAAGCTGTTATTATGTATTTAAACCGAAATAGATATCCCTATTCTCAATACAGATCTCCCCGTACCTACCATGAATGGCTTACTTGGAGAAGATGTCTTTATCAATTTGCACAGAAGATCTTTAAAATGTAG
- a CDS encoding S8 family peptidase, translating into MKKQLLLISTLAITLMSAQNNEGLKREFERQNKDNNQKFDSYVSKRYGANKTAAILKEIEEQRSNLAGFSPDGKPYFLQAEDLDQIKNSNSDFIQDGTIAGLAGSFNGENIKFTIFDGGRVFAGHVFFNNIANRITNKEASTMNYSSHSTSVAGFIGAKTYPQTVTFTDGSTKNINFQGIAKNSMMDSYTFSTTTLPNDQTTSTVFQKIITAQPKISNHSYGVNSGWTDAAINGAWVWNGLYDTGTSFDLQGTYFSNDQSYDQIVYNNPSYVIVKSSGNYFGMGPAGNTAPKYYKDASGNPVLFAATDINIPQNNCSLGYDCIGLGSLAKNIIVVGATDIITANAGRYTASADVVHSDYSSAGPRDDGGIKPDITAVGTNVASASTAENTTGSQGLTVGSGTSYSAPVVTGIIGLWTQINKQLFNNAELNAASAKTLMIHSASEAGNIGPDPLFGWGFINAKKGAELLVGKSNNTVIFNDETLNSGTINKKTVKSSGTEPLKVTISWIDPAYTVPANLTWADAYNNRSSRLVNDLDLRIIDTVTNTIYYPWKLNANSPNTPAVKEDNTVDNVEQVVIDAPVAGRAYRIEISNKGNLVNSTGAAAPQNYSIIATGYNELVLGTNEISKASGIIVAPTITKDIVKVLKAPKRSTFNIYDLTGKKLQSGVINSDEVSVDLSSYTKGIYIVEVKTEKETISKKVIKE; encoded by the coding sequence ATGAAAAAACAACTACTTTTAATCAGCACATTAGCTATTACGTTAATGAGTGCGCAAAACAATGAGGGCTTAAAAAGAGAATTTGAAAGGCAAAACAAAGACAACAACCAGAAATTTGACTCTTATGTTTCTAAACGTTACGGAGCGAATAAAACGGCTGCAATTTTAAAAGAGATTGAAGAACAAAGAAGTAATCTGGCCGGTTTTTCACCCGATGGAAAGCCTTATTTTCTTCAGGCTGAAGATTTGGACCAGATAAAAAATTCTAATTCTGACTTCATCCAAGACGGGACAATTGCTGGATTAGCAGGGTCTTTTAATGGAGAGAATATTAAATTTACTATTTTCGACGGAGGCAGAGTATTTGCAGGGCATGTTTTTTTCAACAATATTGCCAACAGAATTACAAATAAAGAAGCCAGCACAATGAATTACAGCTCCCACTCTACTTCAGTAGCAGGATTCATTGGTGCGAAAACCTACCCACAAACTGTAACCTTTACAGACGGATCCACTAAAAATATAAATTTCCAAGGAATTGCTAAGAATTCTATGATGGATTCTTATACTTTCTCTACTACTACTTTACCCAATGACCAAACTACCAGTACAGTATTTCAAAAAATAATAACTGCACAGCCAAAAATTTCAAACCACTCTTATGGTGTTAATTCAGGATGGACAGACGCAGCTATAAATGGGGCTTGGGTCTGGAACGGCTTATATGATACGGGAACATCTTTCGATCTGCAGGGTACCTATTTTTCAAATGATCAAAGCTATGACCAGATTGTTTATAATAATCCTTCTTACGTTATTGTAAAATCATCGGGTAATTATTTTGGAATGGGGCCTGCTGGAAACACAGCTCCTAAATACTATAAAGATGCTTCAGGAAACCCTGTATTATTTGCAGCAACTGACATTAATATTCCACAAAACAACTGTTCATTAGGCTATGACTGCATAGGACTCGGTTCTTTAGCAAAAAATATCATTGTAGTGGGCGCCACTGATATCATTACCGCCAATGCAGGAAGATATACTGCTTCTGCAGATGTTGTCCATTCAGATTACAGCAGTGCAGGCCCAAGAGATGACGGAGGCATAAAGCCTGACATCACAGCCGTAGGTACAAATGTTGCTAGTGCCTCAACCGCCGAAAACACAACAGGAAGCCAGGGCTTAACAGTAGGAAGCGGAACTTCTTATTCTGCACCTGTAGTAACCGGCATTATAGGACTTTGGACGCAGATTAACAAACAGCTTTTCAACAATGCTGAGCTTAATGCAGCTTCTGCGAAAACTCTAATGATCCATTCAGCTTCTGAAGCAGGAAATATCGGACCTGATCCATTATTTGGATGGGGATTCATCAACGCTAAAAAAGGGGCAGAATTATTAGTTGGAAAATCAAATAACACGGTTATATTTAATGATGAAACATTAAACAGCGGTACAATCAACAAAAAGACAGTTAAATCTTCCGGCACAGAGCCTCTTAAAGTAACTATTTCATGGATAGACCCTGCGTATACGGTTCCTGCAAATCTAACATGGGCTGATGCTTATAATAACAGAAGTTCAAGATTAGTAAATGATTTAGATTTAAGAATTATTGACACTGTTACAAATACTATTTATTATCCCTGGAAATTAAATGCCAATTCACCAAACACTCCTGCTGTAAAAGAAGACAACACAGTAGACAATGTAGAGCAGGTCGTAATTGATGCTCCAGTGGCTGGAAGAGCCTATAGAATTGAGATTTCAAACAAAGGAAACCTAGTAAACAGTACCGGCGCGGCGGCTCCTCAAAACTATTCTATTATCGCTACAGGTTATAATGAATTAGTATTAGGAACTAATGAAATCAGTAAAGCCAGCGGTATTATCGTTGCTCCAACAATCACTAAAGACATTGTTAAGGTATTGAAAGCTCCTAAGAGATCTACTTTCAATATTTATGATCTTACCGGTAAAAAATTACAAAGCGGAGTCATTAACAGTGATGAAGTAAGCGTCGATTTATCTTCTTACACTAAAGGGATTTATATCGTTGAAGTAAAAACCGAAAAAGAAACCATTTCTAAGAAAGTTATTAAAGAATAA
- a CDS encoding aldo/keto reductase, with translation MGQNGPSVSKLGLGCMRMSSIWGSPTPDEAESIATIHEALDHGINFLNTGDFYGAGHNEMLIGKAIKRRRNDAFISVKFGAIFHNGQWLGMDLRPVSIKNFINYSLTRLGIETIDLYQPSRMDNSVPLEDIIGTVADLIKEGKVRHIGVSEISADQLREANSIHPISALEIGYSLADRQIENELLPTAKELGIGVVAFANTAEGLLTGELKAPLADSDYRNHFSRFQGENLISNLEKVEVLKELANNKGLTPTQLAIAWVKEQGEYIMPLVSMSRRSRLPENIAAMDIVFTKEEMNTLNTTFAIGAVKGSTYLQR, from the coding sequence TTGGGTCAAAATGGCCCGTCTGTATCAAAACTTGGTTTAGGCTGTATGCGGATGTCTTCTATTTGGGGAAGCCCCACACCTGACGAAGCAGAAAGTATAGCTACCATCCATGAAGCACTGGATCACGGGATTAATTTTTTGAATACCGGAGATTTTTATGGTGCAGGCCATAATGAGATGCTGATAGGAAAAGCTATTAAAAGAAGACGCAACGATGCGTTTATCAGCGTAAAATTTGGTGCAATATTTCACAACGGACAATGGCTGGGAATGGATCTGCGTCCCGTTTCAATCAAAAATTTCATCAATTATTCTCTGACCCGTCTGGGTATAGAAACCATTGATCTGTACCAGCCCAGCAGAATGGATAACAGCGTGCCGCTGGAAGACATCATCGGAACGGTTGCAGATCTGATAAAGGAAGGTAAGGTCCGCCACATTGGAGTATCGGAAATTTCAGCTGACCAGCTACGGGAAGCAAACAGCATCCACCCCATCAGTGCGCTTGAAATCGGCTATTCGCTTGCTGACCGTCAGATAGAAAATGAACTTTTACCCACAGCAAAAGAATTAGGTATCGGGGTAGTTGCCTTCGCCAATACTGCGGAAGGTTTACTGACCGGTGAATTAAAAGCTCCATTGGCAGACAGTGATTACCGTAATCATTTCTCACGTTTTCAAGGTGAAAATTTAATCAGTAATTTAGAAAAAGTTGAAGTATTGAAGGAGTTAGCCAATAATAAAGGTCTTACGCCAACACAGCTTGCGATTGCATGGGTAAAAGAACAAGGGGAATATATTATGCCTTTAGTAAGCATGAGCCGCAGATCACGTCTGCCGGAAAATATTGCAGCGATGGATATTGTATTTACAAAAGAAGAAATGAATACCCTAAACACTACCTTTGCAATAGGTGCTGTTAAAGGCAGTACTTATTTGCAACGTTAA
- a CDS encoding AraC family transcriptional regulator has product MNSPAEILPGVIFYSYLSAERKEKVCFWNHHTLVLQVSGQLILETSGQTISMSGGQVLLIGRNQLGTLTKTPLPGGNYETIVISLQEDLLRKIVLEEKLKTGQKYIGPPNILIPSNEFLQGYFQSIVPYARSSGSNMTDEMGILKVTEGVKLLLHALPVLRNFLFGFSEPYKIDLEKFMLSNFHFNVTTERFAQLTGRSLAGFKRDFQKTFGMPPRQWLQDKRLNAAKHLIETKHQKPSAIYLELGFESLSHFSHSFKKKFGRAPTVYLDNGNLKESPELS; this is encoded by the coding sequence ATGAATAGTCCAGCAGAAATCCTTCCGGGAGTTATTTTTTATTCTTACCTCTCCGCTGAGCGGAAAGAAAAAGTTTGTTTTTGGAATCATCATACCTTAGTATTACAGGTTTCAGGACAATTGATCTTGGAAACCTCGGGACAAACCATTTCAATGAGCGGAGGGCAGGTGCTGCTGATCGGAAGAAACCAGCTGGGTACGCTTACCAAAACACCGCTGCCCGGCGGAAATTATGAAACAATTGTAATCTCCCTGCAGGAAGACCTGCTGCGAAAAATCGTGCTGGAAGAAAAGCTGAAAACAGGCCAAAAATATATCGGTCCACCCAATATCTTAATTCCATCTAATGAATTCCTGCAGGGATATTTTCAGTCTATTGTTCCGTATGCCCGCAGTTCGGGATCGAATATGACGGATGAAATGGGTATCCTGAAAGTGACAGAAGGAGTTAAATTACTGCTTCATGCTCTGCCGGTACTTCGTAATTTCCTGTTCGGCTTTTCGGAACCTTATAAAATAGACCTTGAAAAGTTCATGCTGAGTAACTTTCATTTCAACGTTACTACTGAAAGATTTGCACAGCTTACAGGACGCAGCCTTGCAGGTTTTAAACGGGACTTTCAGAAAACCTTTGGTATGCCACCACGCCAATGGCTGCAGGACAAGCGGCTGAACGCTGCAAAACACCTTATAGAAACAAAGCATCAAAAACCCTCAGCAATATACTTAGAACTGGGGTTTGAGAGTTTGTCTCACTTTTCTCATTCCTTCAAGAAAAAATTCGGCAGGGCACCTACTGTATATTTAGACAATGGCAATCTTAAAGAAAGTCCAGAGCTGTCCTAG
- a CDS encoding Crp/Fnr family transcriptional regulator encodes MFNILISHIQQKIDLDENEAELLKSFFIQRLFRKKQYVLQAGDVCEYLAFVSKGILKSYILDEKGIERINMFAFEGWWISDFNSYINQERAVLNIDVIENAELLLINRENYEELTKQIPKMDRYFRILYQNSLVTKDHRLIISNNFTAEEKYLYLVKNNPEMIQKLPHNLIASYLGLSPETISRIRKKLLFK; translated from the coding sequence ATGTTCAATATTTTAATATCCCATATCCAGCAGAAAATTGATCTGGACGAAAATGAAGCCGAATTATTAAAATCATTTTTTATTCAGAGACTATTTCGTAAAAAGCAATATGTATTACAGGCAGGAGATGTATGTGAATATTTGGCTTTTGTAAGCAAAGGAATCCTTAAATCTTACATTCTGGACGAAAAAGGAATCGAACGAATTAATATGTTTGCTTTTGAAGGATGGTGGATTTCTGATTTCAACAGTTACATTAATCAAGAAAGAGCAGTTTTAAATATAGATGTCATTGAAAATGCTGAATTGCTGTTGATCAACCGAGAAAACTATGAAGAATTAACTAAGCAGATTCCAAAAATGGATCGTTATTTTAGGATTCTTTACCAAAACAGCCTCGTGACAAAAGATCATAGATTAATTATTTCCAACAATTTCACGGCAGAAGAGAAATATCTTTATCTTGTAAAAAACAATCCTGAAATGATTCAAAAACTTCCACATAATTTAATTGCTTCTTATCTTGGACTGAGTCCTGAGACCATCAGCCGAATACGAAAAAAGCTGTTATTTAAATAA
- a CDS encoding SDR family oxidoreductase, producing the protein MENIALVVGSTGITGSNLAQELISQGWVTYGLARNPDSAVSGLIPVKANLLDEQSLEEALEKISPTHVFFTTWMRNDTEEENIRINSALVRNLLNVLSPKKTVQHVALVTGLKHYLGPFEAYAKQGTFPETPVREEQPRLEYPNFYYAQEDVVFEAAKRDNFTWSIHRPHTVIGYAIGNLMNMGITLAVYASICKETGAKFIWPGSEAQWNGLSDMTDAKVLAQQLIWASTTEAAKNQAFNVTNGDVFRWKWLWNKIADHFGIETDGFHQSIRLLEKELEGKQEIWKEIAERYGLKENDLSKLSSAWHTDLDLGRPIEVMTDMSKSRKLGFTAFESTQDSFLNLFEKLRTEKIIP; encoded by the coding sequence ATGGAAAATATTGCGTTAGTAGTTGGTTCTACAGGAATTACCGGCAGCAACCTTGCTCAGGAATTAATCTCACAAGGATGGGTCACCTATGGGTTGGCGAGAAACCCCGATTCAGCAGTTTCAGGATTAATTCCCGTAAAAGCCAATTTGTTGGATGAGCAAAGTCTGGAAGAGGCTTTGGAAAAAATATCTCCTACTCATGTTTTTTTTACCACTTGGATGAGAAATGATACTGAAGAAGAAAATATCCGCATCAACAGTGCATTGGTAAGAAATCTTCTGAATGTTTTATCTCCCAAAAAAACAGTGCAGCACGTTGCATTGGTTACAGGATTAAAACATTATCTGGGGCCTTTTGAAGCCTACGCAAAACAGGGAACATTCCCCGAAACCCCTGTAAGAGAAGAGCAGCCCCGACTGGAGTATCCTAATTTTTATTATGCACAGGAAGATGTTGTTTTTGAAGCGGCAAAAAGAGACAATTTTACGTGGAGTATCCACAGACCCCATACTGTTATTGGATATGCTATCGGAAATCTTATGAATATGGGAATTACATTAGCTGTATATGCAAGTATCTGTAAAGAAACCGGAGCAAAATTTATCTGGCCGGGATCAGAAGCCCAATGGAATGGATTATCTGATATGACCGATGCTAAAGTTCTAGCCCAGCAACTGATTTGGGCATCAACCACGGAAGCTGCAAAAAATCAGGCATTCAATGTGACTAACGGAGATGTTTTCCGATGGAAATGGTTATGGAATAAAATCGCAGATCACTTTGGAATAGAAACCGATGGCTTTCATCAATCCATCAGACTGCTTGAGAAAGAACTGGAAGGCAAACAGGAAATCTGGAAGGAAATTGCTGAACGTTATGGATTAAAAGAAAACGATCTTTCGAAATTATCATCAGCGTGGCATACTGATCTCGATCTGGGAAGACCAATAGAAGTAATGACCGATATGTCAAAAAGCAGAAAATTAGGATTTACCGCTTTCGAAAGTACACAAGATTCGTTTTTAAATTTATTTGAAAAACTAAGAACTGAAAAAATAATTCCTTAA
- a CDS encoding bacteriocin immunity protein, whose product MNKNELIQLAEDIMNAIGKTEEENDAMLQKFLNNVPDPQASDLFFSIEYENLQAEEIVEKALSYQSIQL is encoded by the coding sequence ATGAATAAAAATGAATTAATACAATTGGCAGAAGATATCATGAATGCTATTGGAAAAACCGAAGAAGAAAATGATGCGATGCTTCAGAAATTTTTAAATAATGTTCCGGATCCTCAGGCGTCTGATTTATTTTTTTCGATAGAATATGAAAATCTTCAAGCAGAAGAAATAGTTGAAAAAGCACTTTCCTATCAGTCTATTCAGTTATAA
- a CDS encoding FAD-dependent monooxygenase: MNSKKKVLISGASIAGPTLGFWLAKYGFQVTIVERSKSLRLGGQNLDVRGAGRAVVRMMGVEKEILAANTGEIGLQFVNRNNKVEAEFPAEGGDSFTSEAEILRGDLVNILYKCTKNDVEYVFGKYITGIKQGSDKVEVTFSDNESESFDLLIAADGVRSTTRKLIFGDEPELKFLGLYNAWYTIPRIERDTQWARWYTAPGSRVMVLRPDNHGTIRASFSFLSDDKKYLSQSDNEQKKVLKEKLSGAGWEEERLMKEIDNNNEVYFDGISQVKAPRWFDGRAGMIGDAAYCPTPLTGMGTTLAMVGAYLLAGELSRHDKHEDAFAAYEKRMRPFVEKVQKLPPGVPWLAHPKSKLGVTVVNTAAGLLASRPIKMVSRLFSSKEKDVTKDEVELPIFE, encoded by the coding sequence ATGAACAGTAAAAAGAAAGTACTCATATCCGGTGCAAGCATTGCAGGTCCAACTTTAGGGTTTTGGCTGGCTAAATATGGTTTTCAAGTAACAATAGTGGAACGTTCCAAATCGTTGAGATTAGGCGGTCAGAATCTCGATGTCAGAGGAGCCGGCCGCGCTGTCGTAAGAATGATGGGCGTTGAGAAAGAAATACTTGCCGCCAATACGGGCGAGATTGGTTTGCAGTTTGTCAATCGAAATAATAAAGTTGAAGCTGAATTTCCGGCAGAAGGAGGTGACAGTTTTACGAGTGAAGCAGAAATACTCAGGGGAGATTTGGTTAATATTTTATATAAATGCACTAAAAATGATGTAGAATACGTCTTTGGCAAATATATTACAGGAATAAAACAGGGATCCGATAAAGTTGAGGTTACATTTAGTGATAATGAAAGCGAATCGTTCGACTTATTGATTGCTGCTGATGGAGTGAGGTCTACAACGAGAAAATTAATTTTTGGAGATGAACCGGAATTAAAATTTTTGGGGCTTTATAATGCCTGGTATACGATACCAAGGATTGAAAGGGATACTCAATGGGCGCGATGGTACACAGCACCGGGATCACGGGTTATGGTCCTCCGTCCTGACAATCATGGTACGATAAGAGCTTCTTTCAGCTTTCTGTCGGATGATAAAAAGTATCTCAGTCAATCGGATAATGAGCAAAAAAAAGTGCTGAAGGAGAAACTCTCGGGTGCCGGATGGGAAGAGGAACGTTTAATGAAAGAAATTGATAATAACAACGAAGTTTATTTCGATGGCATCAGCCAGGTTAAAGCACCGCGATGGTTCGATGGAAGGGCAGGGATGATTGGTGACGCCGCTTATTGTCCGACTCCTTTAACCGGGATGGGGACTACATTAGCTATGGTGGGGGCCTATTTATTGGCGGGTGAACTTTCGCGTCATGACAAACATGAAGATGCATTTGCTGCGTATGAAAAACGGATGCGCCCATTCGTGGAAAAAGTTCAAAAACTTCCTCCCGGTGTTCCCTGGCTTGCCCATCCTAAATCAAAGCTGGGGGTTACGGTGGTAAATACTGCAGCAGGACTGCTGGCAAGTCGGCCCATAAAGATGGTTAGCAGACTGTTCAGCAGTAAAGAAAAGGATGTCACTAAAGATGAGGTCGAACTTCCTATATTTGAATAG